In the genome of Oryzias melastigma strain HK-1 linkage group LG19, ASM292280v2, whole genome shotgun sequence, the window GACTTTCCTGTCCACCAACTCCATGCTGAGCATGGCCGCGCTGAGCATTGACAGGTGGATCGCGGTGGTGTTCCCCTTGAGGTATCACTCCAAAATGCGGCACAGAGACGCAGCGTTCGTGCTGGGGTACACGTGGGCGCACTCCGTGTCCTTCTCCACGGTGGCGGCTTGCCTCTCCTGGGTGGGATACCACCGACTTTACGCGTCCTGCACGCTGGCCAACCCGCGGGCGAGCAGCAGAACCCAGTTCGTCATCTTCACCGTCTTCTTCCACTCCTTCACCTTCCTCCTGTCCTTTATAGTGCTGTGTTTCACATACCTCAAAGTTCTCAAAGTGGCAAGATTCCATTGTAAGAGAATCGACGTTATAACAATGCAAACTCTTGTGCTGCTGGTGGACATACACCCCAGGTGAGCTCCATGCTCTTATTCTGAAATTGAATTGGTTTTAATTAGAGAAAAGACATGAAGCCTTTAATCCGAGTCTGAGGAGCTTGAAATGGTCAGTGTCTGAACAGAAGAGTTAATGATGCTTTTCCATCtttgcatttacattttaattgcaGCCTTAGCATTCAGAGAACCTGCAGTTCAAAATCTAATTTAAGTGTCACAAAGACTGATTGCAGTACCTTTTTATGGTACAGTTGAAACGAGTACAgcctatgtgtgtgtgtgtgagggtaTGGCTGTGCCTTTTGTGCTTAAGGTAAAGCACATCAGCTTCTGCTCATGTGATCACCTCAGAATTAAGActgttttcattattaaaacaacattttagacTTAGCCTCCTCAAATTTGGGAGTGTGTGGGATTGTGTATCTGCGACACACTGCTAGTGTTGAAGTAATCCATTACAAAGTAACGGTTATTGTATTTTAACTACTTTTGTCAGTAACAGAATGAATTAGAGTTTAAATTTCAGAAATAGaattacaattactagactaAATTAAGTGCAATTAAACCATAGATGACTAGTAAGACAAATAAATATGTGCGAACAGtttgctttgacttttttttttttttggtaaatgaaacaaataaaaactaaatattatgTCCTAAAATGAACTGCTTTCCACTGCCGTAGTGAGTCATTAAGCAACTACACTATTAACTATACAATGTACATGTTCTCATGTTTATGTGGTGAAATCGATGGTGTTAAAAACCTGATTGCCCTTGTGTGGCctctatgcttttattttgaaggtatcTTTTTGTGTTAACTTTACTGTAAACagtaaaacattggatcaattaactaaagctttgtattttttacatttcaaatcaTTAATATTCatcaaactgaaattttgagttaatgGCTTATCcaaattaaaatgcaatttgataaaaatcaatatttttaaatataaaaaaatacagaacttttgttaatcgatccaatgtttcattttttacagtgtgtaTTCCACTGAGAATTTGTTTGTAAGTAGAAAAAAGTAgggaattactttttaaatgaggaaagtaatttaattacaatttcatccagtaactagagaaaagtaatcaattactcTTGAAAAGTAACTTACCCAACACTGCACTCTGGCAACATAAATTTTGTTAGAAATGTTCTCATTCTTCTGTTTATCTCATGTTGTCAAGatgctttttctttattttcaattgcGTTTCCTGTTGAATCGTTATTggtatgttggaaaaataaaatcacaaccacaaaatgacaaaacagtTGCCAGGTTAAGCTCAGCCTTGTAGTAAAGCGGGTTAAGAATACGTTTGGATGGAAGTTTGAATCATCTCAGCTGTCATTGTGTGTTTGCAGCGTTCGACAACGTTGTCTAGAAGAGCAGAAGAGGCGGCGTCAGAGAGCAACGAGGAAGATCAGCACCTTCATCGGCACCTTCATGCTCTGCTTTGCTCCGTACGTGATCACAAGGCAAGTGTTGGTGTAAAGTTAGGGAGCATGAGGGGAACCCGCAGGCTGCCGAGCGTGCAGCCCTTTGGTAACCTCTCAGCTCGCTCTCATCCACTCACCCTTTCACACCCCTCCTCTTCCACTTCCTCCCTGCTTCCTCTCCACGCCGGCCAGAATTGGAAGACGAGATTGGCTGACCTTGTGATAAGTAATACGTCTCGGCTCTGCTGTCACTGCTGCATTAGCACTTTTCTCCTCAAGTTCGCTGCGTGCATCCCAATTTGTTGGAATCCACTCACACAAATCACAGCTCAGAGGGAGGATGTCAAAGGAGTCCTGTTAGTCAGCTAGTTCATGTTTGCATGTTTGAAATCATATGAAATTTactgattagaaaaaaaaatatgtttgtgcgAAGAACTCCTGAAACaatctaaatttaaattgtattacAAAATAAACTCCAATTTATTTGAATGAACTTTGTGTTCATTCTCTGATCCTTTAGCTTAAAAGAGACAGTAACTGGAAGAGTTGCTGATGAGACGTTACTAGTTGTTTTGCCTGAAAGGAAATCTGACTTTCTTTGAGTAATTTGTCAAAGTCTGGATCAAATGTCGCAAAGAAATCAGAGTAGCTCATGTTCAGATATCCTCATCCTGAGTCAGGAGTATTCTGTGACATTAACAAGAAgctaagtaaaaaaaacgtGTCTGATATGCATCTTATAGACAAAATCTTTATGGTTTGATGCTGTTGGAGCGTTGATTCTAAATTGGCTATAGGatgaggggcggagctacagggggccAGCTGCCCCCCAGCAAAAAAAGCTGTACTCCACCATTTTTAGATTCAATAATAATATCATTGTcgacaaagattaaaaaaaaaatgtaattcaagcCTTATGCATTAGTAATAGAACCTCAGCTGTTTTAATGTTAGCAATAACAATggcaaaacttttattttgtaaaggcCTTccactcattttttatttgacaccCTTCCAAAATCCTCTGCCCCCTTCGCCCATCCATTAAAATGTtctagtaatttttttttaatgtctttgtttttaaaaaacaatagcAAAAAACTAAGGAAGTATTACACCCAAAAATATAAGTGTTGTTCCTGCATAAAAGTTACAGTTCCTGATGTGCTGCAGTAACAGTCAAATGTGTGGGCACAAatgctcttcaaaataaaagcccatcCAATTCTCCAAAGTAGTGCTGCAATCTAAAACAGGCTTAGTGACAAGAGGCTCATTCTGGTTTTGAGGGCAACCATGTtggttttagtaaaaaaaaataataataaaaataaataatgcaataCTTTCTAAACCCATAATTTCCGTTTCTTAATTAacagatacaaaaaataaataaacaaactcatCTTTTGGTTTATGTACAAAGTTCCTTACAAGTAGCaacttacttttatttatttgaaataaataaagtttggaaTGAATGTGATTTTACAGGGGTCTCAAAAGTAAttttgtcatgaaataaaactcTACAACTTCAATTTTGCTTAAATCACACATTAAAATCACatattgaaaacaaatttacagTATTGTGCTTTAAAAACGGCATCTGATGACCCCAGGTATatctacttaaaaatatgaGCAAGCAgcaaatcacacacacatatatatatgtgtgtatatttcCTAATAAGAAATGTTGTTTGAATAACCCAAATTCAGGAGATtgttaaagaaactaaaaattACAACTAACCTAAAGTATGATTCAAACTAAATTGTGAAAAACCTAAACAAGGGTCAAAAATATGGAGGCAAAACTTAGAACAAAAACACGCTGAAAAACCAGACCCTTAAATAGGCCTGAGGGTTAATTGACGAACAGAAAGCAGCCGTGGATAATTGACAAATGAACTCTGTGGTGACTGagactataaaaacaaaacgtgACCCAAACACATAAACGAGGAAAACTGGAGCCGCTCACACGCCTTTATGTCGACACTGTTTCCCTTGTACAGtacgttttatttttctgcatggTTTGCTCTGGGCATCTTCTCCAGCATGTTGTCTTTGCCCGTCCCCTGCTTCCTTCTCACACCACGCTCTGTTTCTGCTCGCCTGCAGGATTGTGGAGTTATTTCCAGCAGTGCCTATCAACCCTCACTGGGGAATTGTCTCCAAGTGCTTAGCTTACAGCAAGGCAGCCTGCGACCCCTTTGTGTACTCCCTGCTGCGACACCAGTACAAGAAGACATGCACAGACATAATCAACAAGATGCTCAAGCGCAGCTCCTTGAACGCATCGGAACGTGTGCCTGAGCAGCGGGGCAATAACTTACCAACAGCAGAGGGATGAAGAGGAAGAGCCAAAAACTATCCTGGAAATATGAATCCCTTTTATTTCTGATGAAGACGaggacatatttttatttatttattttttctgtccttGTCTGCTTgacttgttgacatttttttttaatttcaaaaaaaaaaaagagacactgCAGGAAAAAGCAAACACAGCAGGAGTGCACCTGTGCTGAGTGGCCGGAGCAGCTGATCAGCATGAAGAATTTGCTTTAAGGACAGATTTCCCCTTCATCTGGAGACAAAATGTGCTCAGCAAGGAAGAACCACtagttcatatttttgttttttactattttagtctggaaaaaaaagtttttgttaaaagtaTTTAAGGAAAGTAGGAATTTCTGTATGTAGCGATGGTAACTAACCAAACCCAAtgatttgaaatgattcaatatCCGATTTCGATATCTAATTTTGTGGATTATAATTTTACATCAGTGCTGCTCaggtttttatggagagtaatgCTACGTATACATGTGCAGCTAATgttcgccacctacagttggaagagtcttggCGCGAAATGTTAAAGTCTCACAAATCtagctccagactttttctttcacagctctattccgatatctGAAAGCTTCGATGACGCATAATTCCATCCGGGCAAAAAAACgcttttattaatttcttctttatGATCAAATTTGAAACGGTTGGTACTTCCATAAATTTAAAAGGACGctacccatacgtcactaccaaatcggagtccctgattggtgattggtttaactttcaatgcccAAACGTGGAAGCCTAAAACTCATGTTAAttgcgtttacatagacttttcattggaagtggttgctttaGCGCACATTGTCAaaggcggtgtgaacgtagcatgagTATTAACCAAATTTTCCACATTTAAAGTACACTTTTGACAAGTTGGCCTTTTAACGTTCATCTTAAACATTTCCGTGACCAATCCTGAAAGGTTTAATGGTCAAAAAAATCCCTTAGACCAGCTGCATTTGCTGTTTTGACCACCGTTTAGGCTGTTTAGCCAAGTGGAACATGATCAATTGTACTTGCTTGGATTAGTACGCGCAGCCACCAGTGACCCAATAAGACCACTTGATGTTCATTTTGACTTGATTACTAAGACAGATCTTTAAGCCTGGACCTAAACATTTCTTAGAACAAATTCATCTCTGGAGGCTGGCCTaatgattttctttagtttgtggTTTGCCCTCATTAAAAGTTTCTGCTTCCTGCCAGAAATATCGAGGGGTGGCGGCAATAGCTTAGAAAGacaactaaaactttttcatactattaaaaaaaaagattgtataaAAACTTCTATAAGTAAATCACTGGTACATCAACCCCTCCCCTGTGATTGTGGGAAAGAATTGCATTTCTCTCAAATTTTGGGTTCGATATACAATTTTGGAAGCTGCTAAGGCTCAAAAACACAGacagttttgaagtttcacATGAAAGGTTAAAgagtgcaagaaaaaaaaagaattattttgGACACAATAATCGgagaaaaaacttaaaaataccaATTTTTCCTTATTGTCTGTAAGTCACATGTAGTTTAGATTAGTTTTGAGCCACAAAACAAACCAGTATTTTCATATTCATATATctatattttctacatttgaCTATTAAACATATCCCTTtgaatgctaatgtttttacaTCCTCAATGGGGAATTTTTCCAACTTTACGATTCACCAAACATGACCGCCTGCTCGTCTTACCTTGCTCTGTTGTCccttattttcttatttattcctGGATGTTTGTAGCCTTTGGGTAGAAAATGTGTGGACAGGTTTGAGAACTGACAACTATCAGTTCAAATCATCACTCAACCACAGTACATACACGTGTACACACACTGACAGAACCATGGAGTGGATCTGATATGACAGAAAATCCTTTTCAACTTGAAAACATtaatggttttttttattttttttctttaaatcaatacCAAGTGTGATTGAAGGAGCTaaattcacattaaaagttttGACTCTATTTATGTtataaaatagaagaaaaaaaaagtttaaaaaagtatttgagtTTGTTGCTCCAAGCATTTTAGGCTGTAGATTAGTATAATATTTAACTGtagaaacacatttcaaaatatttcacaGCTTTGCCAACATTTGAATTAATCTGCTGTCAAAGCAACTTTATTTTccaaagtgtttgtgttcttaaaTCTTTGCAGCACAAACATAAATGGCATTTGAACTGGTTTTGATAGGAATCATTAAACTCCAACATGTGTTTATTGCTGTAACGCAAAGGGTTTTTAAAGGAAGtgtaaatgactttattttatatgttttgatTAAACCCAGTTGCTTTTGCTGTAGCATTTTGTAGATTCCTGCATTTTAGGAGGACAGCTCTAAGCCCGTAAGCCCCTCTGACTTATCCTCACGGCTGATGTTGAACCCATTATGCCACTTTTTTCTGTGCCAAAGCCAGACAGTGCTGCATAGGAGCCTTTTGACTGGGCTCCACTTATTCATGAAGTCTTCTCACAACtagagaaaacaataaataaatatatttctatagaGTTTGTATGAACATCAGAAGGTTCCTTGACTTTGGGCCAAAGTTAGCACTGACCCCCCACTTCTAAGTagcatttcacaataaaagacaactaaaaagttttattggaactaaataaaatgtcagtttaacATTCTCAAACACATAATAGATAAAGTATAAAAACTgtctcaaaataaatatatttttaaaatgtatttttctttccctgtttttttaaaattgccatcaattatatttatcaattgaacttttttctgctaaatcttaagaaaatgtaattatcGACACTGATGACAgctgtgtttttggttttaagaaaaaaacaggctaAATACTGGGTGCAAGATTTAGAAGTATTTTGGGTCTTTTTGAAATATGTAATTGTTATTTATTACAGCGCTATTTATTTCTGAGTTTTACAGAATGTGCTGCTTTTCaagcaaattgtgttttatggtGACAATGAGATGATTGTAGTATACCTTGTCTTCTGTTGGTAACCGATTAACTGCctcataagttttttttttttatgtccttaAACTTTGACTTGAAACTGCTGCGGCTGAAAGTAGGAAAAGCAGCAACGGTGATGTAATTTCCAGTGtgataaattgatatttttattttttatatgatgaaagaaatgtttaattgtttttttgttttgttggatgTAATTTGCTGATTgggtaaatgacaaaaataattttaagattttacccAGAAATAGTAAAgtactgtaaatgtattaattgGATATTTATAAAGGAGTATTTATAAAGCAGTTTATGCTTCCTACTGATGTTtgcttttgatgtgtttttgttttaatctaaaagaaatctttaaaaaaaagaagagataatttctttttttctttatcagttATGGTAGCACctttcatacaaaaaaatgaaattggtCAATGCGacagaaataacataaaagtattttgaaaaaaaaatgtaaaataaaaatgccccaaaaatgAAACTGCAAGTAGTGGTAAATGTAAAACAACTGCTCAAAAAAGAGCATAGTTTTAAGTTTGTATTATAAAACTCATAATGTTGGGACATGTATGAGCTCATTCAGAAACTGACTCCATCCATGTGATGCATAGCAACTGGAAGTTGCTTCACCCTTTAGCTTCTAACTTTAAGTTTTACCAGATGATGCCATTCTGCAAATTAGAGAGcttttcttgatttgtgaataGAACTAGATAGAACTACAAAACTGTTCTACATAATGTACAACTTTGGTGAAGAAAAACCACAAGTTGAAAATCAGAGGTCCAAGAACTGAACCCTGAGGTACTCCTAAAAAgataccttcttttttttgcatttattgtcACTAATGGACAAAGTAGTGAACAGTTCCtaataattgtaaaattaaCTTGATTaagattatttcaatttttttaaaggttcatTTAAGTGAGCATAAACACTGAACAACAATTTGTGAAACAAAGAGGTTTGAAAGCAAACTGCAGCTGAAAGTCAGCCTGCTTTGGTGATCTCTACATGGTATAATTACGTTTTTACATGTACTGTTGCTGTGCAGGGAACAATAACTACAGAAATGGTATAAGCAATCCTCAAGATAAGACAGAAAGACAACATTGCTCATATAGTAAGTTTAATCCTGTAAATCAGTTTGCTTTTCATTCTTCAGTCACTAGACGAAAGTATAGCCTAATCCTGGGGCTTCATAACATTATCTGCTGCTAAATTAAGAGATTTTGAGCTAAACATGATTCCCAGGACGTCATTTTCATAAAACACTCTGGCTAGCTTAGACTGTTAAGACCATGCAGCAGATAAGGATCAGAGCTGTGAACTTGAACAGTTTGACTATGAGGTCGAGAAGCTTTCTCTGTCTCAAATTAACACCAGCTTGAGCTTTTTGCAAGACACTGTTGGGAAGTAAAATGTGTTACAGCACTTTATTTAAGTACC includes:
- the LOC112153843 gene encoding G-protein coupled receptor 26; protein product: MRNVPKGVWKCAQKVERSEFLGSHSRMDTAEVILSVLVVVIIIVSLLSNVVVLICFLYNPEIRKQVPGLFNLNLTFCNLLLTVSNMPLTLVGLVSQAQPGGDGFCQIVGFLETFLSTNSMLSMAALSIDRWIAVVFPLRYHSKMRHRDAAFVLGYTWAHSVSFSTVAACLSWVGYHRLYASCTLANPRASSRTQFVIFTVFFHSFTFLLSFIVLCFTYLKVLKVARFHCKRIDVITMQTLVLLVDIHPSVRQRCLEEQKRRRQRATRKISTFIGTFMLCFAPYVITRIVELFPAVPINPHWGIVSKCLAYSKAACDPFVYSLLRHQYKKTCTDIINKMLKRSSLNASERVPEQRGNNLPTAEG